From the Argopecten irradians isolate NY chromosome 13, Ai_NY, whole genome shotgun sequence genome, one window contains:
- the LOC138305589 gene encoding 39 kDa FK506-binding nuclear protein-like yields MAQYYCRVKYTSCFGAREIQSDHIAGIYIDKNDKYLLRIRVSAPCSTVTECSERRGLKTIHNNVKRKKFVITRHIRSRSDDEDNDDEDDDDDEDDEEDDGGGEDDEEEEDNDEEEEDYDEEEDKDEEEEDYDDDKDYDEEEEEEEEDDDDEKEEG; encoded by the exons ATGGCACAATATTATTGTCGAG TGAAATATACGTCCTGTTTTGGAGCCCGAGAAATTCAGAGTGACCACATAGCCggtatttatatagataaaaatgATAAGTATCTCCTCCGTATACGAGTGAGTGCGCCGTGCTCCACTGTGACTGAGTGTTCTGAAAGACGGGG GTTAAAAACAATACATAATAACGTAAAGAGGAAGAAATTTGTTATTACTCGCCATATACGATCACGTAGCGATGATGAGGATAATGATGACgaggatgatgatgacgatgaggATGATGAGGAGGATGACGGAGGAGGAGAGGATgacgaggaggaggaggataatgatgaggaggaggaggattaTGATGAGGAGGAGGATAAAGATGAGGAGGAAGAGGATTATGATGATGACAAGGATtatgatgaggaggaggaggaagaggaggaggacgaTGATGACGAGAAGGAGGAAGGCTGA